The following are encoded together in the Blautia obeum ATCC 29174 genome:
- a CDS encoding LacI family DNA-binding transcriptional regulator has translation MSIKKIAEKAGVSISTVSRILNRPDYKCSVPGLREKVWSIAMEMNYVPNEAARNLKKGTQAKESKIWYINVLMTRTDESRTDPFFTELLRVVESEIHEHNCILSKVWYMPLFSDDRKCRRENLDQIIQRMYTETEENKDGLIIIGRCNPLALKKLNQKYRSVVSVNRNSTNYEVDEVLCDGKKIAQMAVEHLISLGHRNIGYVGGCRNEDRYVGYLDTLKKNNLDVIPEYVVETDQTEREGYEAMEKLLKSEDCPTGIYCANDITAVGILKYLRKCRNLYFTPSIIASDDIEEAQFTKPMLTTVGLPKEEMGRFALYLLLDRMKGGHSGVVRMELSGKLLVRNSCSHVSESFWSDYCI, from the coding sequence ATGTCAATCAAAAAGATCGCAGAAAAAGCAGGAGTATCTATATCAACCGTATCACGTATCCTGAACCGGCCGGATTACAAATGTTCAGTGCCTGGCCTCAGAGAAAAAGTCTGGTCAATTGCCATGGAAATGAATTATGTTCCAAATGAGGCGGCACGTAACCTGAAAAAGGGAACACAGGCAAAAGAAAGCAAAATCTGGTATATCAATGTCCTTATGACACGTACAGATGAATCCAGAACAGATCCTTTTTTTACAGAATTGCTCAGGGTTGTAGAAAGTGAGATACATGAACATAACTGTATTTTATCAAAAGTCTGGTATATGCCGCTTTTTTCTGATGATCGAAAATGCAGAAGAGAAAATCTTGACCAGATCATTCAGCGAATGTATACTGAGACAGAAGAAAATAAAGATGGACTGATCATCATTGGACGCTGTAATCCGCTTGCTTTGAAGAAACTGAATCAGAAATACAGAAGTGTTGTATCTGTTAATCGAAATTCTACAAATTATGAAGTTGATGAGGTTTTGTGCGATGGAAAGAAAATTGCACAGATGGCAGTTGAACATTTGATCTCGCTTGGTCATAGAAACATCGGATATGTAGGCGGCTGCAGAAATGAAGATCGTTATGTTGGTTATCTGGATACGTTGAAGAAAAATAACCTGGATGTCATACCGGAGTATGTAGTAGAAACAGATCAGACAGAGAGAGAAGGCTATGAGGCAATGGAGAAGCTTTTGAAATCTGAGGACTGCCCGACTGGCATTTACTGCGCAAATGATATCACGGCTGTGGGTATACTGAAATATCTCAGAAAGTGCAGAAATCTGTATTTTACTCCATCCATTATAGCCAGTGACGATATTGAAGAAGCGCAATTTACCAAACCAATGCTGACGACAGTTGGTCTTCCAAAAGAAGAAATGGGACGATTTGCCCTGTATCTGCTTCTGGACAGAATGAAAGGCGGCCATTCGGGAGTAGTCCGAATGGAACTATCCGGGAAACTGCTGGTAAGAAACAGCTGCTCTCATGTTTCGGAGAGCTTCTGGAGTGATTACTGTATATAA
- a CDS encoding RrF2 family transcriptional regulator yields MKFCKKTRYGLTALVDLAAQPSTTPVALKTIAERNDISLQFLEHIFASFRRTGIVKSVKGSQGGYNLAKAADEITVASVVEVLEGSYHLEDEDVLAENSYKGISDTIQKLVVDSVNQELDQILSNLTLAQMSGYYSDHYDKQEMYYI; encoded by the coding sequence TTGAAATTCTGTAAAAAAACCAGATATGGTCTCACTGCGTTGGTGGATCTGGCTGCTCAGCCGTCCACCACACCGGTAGCCCTGAAAACCATTGCTGAGAGAAATGACATTTCTCTCCAGTTTCTGGAACACATATTTGCCTCGTTCCGCAGAACAGGCATAGTAAAAAGTGTCAAAGGCTCCCAGGGAGGATATAATCTGGCAAAAGCTGCTGACGAGATTACGGTTGCATCTGTGGTGGAAGTACTGGAAGGCAGTTACCACCTTGAAGATGAGGATGTTCTGGCGGAAAACAGTTATAAAGGAATCTCTGACACGATTCAGAAACTGGTGGTGGATTCCGTCAACCAGGAACTCGATCAGATTCTGTCAAATTTAACTTTGGCACAAATGAGCGGATATTATTCCGATCACTATGATAAACAGGAAATGTACTATATCTGA
- a CDS encoding sulfate ABC transporter substrate-binding protein, whose translation MIKKKFRNICLVSVLGIAAFAGVCSYDAGAGSNIHIINVSYDPTRELYESYNEIFKEHWKEKTGQDVDVIQSHGGSGKQALEVINGLQADVVTLALDYDIDAIENAGMIQSGWKEELPDDSAPYTSTIVFLVRKGNPKNIQDWDDLIRDDVDVITPNPKTSGGARWNYLAAWAYAQKIYNNDEEKMEAFIKKLYQNVLVLDSGARSATTSFVENGQGDVLIAWENEAFLSVKDDPDEFEIIAPSISVLAQPSVAVVDEVAENRGTEEVSREYLNYLYSDDAQRIAAENYYRPVNQEILEEYSDVFDLNMELKTIDDFGGWQEVQRKHFADGGVFDRIYGN comes from the coding sequence ATGATAAAAAAGAAATTCAGAAACATCTGCCTGGTATCAGTACTTGGAATAGCTGCATTTGCCGGCGTCTGTTCTTACGATGCCGGTGCAGGTTCAAACATACATATCATCAATGTTTCTTATGATCCGACAAGAGAACTTTACGAGTCCTATAATGAGATTTTTAAGGAACACTGGAAAGAAAAAACAGGACAGGATGTTGATGTGATCCAGTCACATGGAGGCTCCGGCAAACAGGCACTGGAAGTGATCAACGGCCTGCAGGCAGATGTAGTGACACTTGCACTTGATTATGATATTGATGCAATCGAAAATGCCGGCATGATTCAGAGTGGATGGAAGGAAGAACTTCCTGATGACAGTGCTCCGTACACATCTACGATCGTATTTCTGGTACGGAAAGGAAATCCAAAGAATATCCAGGACTGGGATGACCTCATCCGAGATGATGTCGATGTGATCACTCCAAACCCGAAGACATCCGGCGGTGCACGATGGAATTATCTGGCAGCCTGGGCTTATGCTCAGAAAATATATAATAATGATGAAGAGAAGATGGAAGCATTTATAAAGAAATTATACCAGAATGTTCTGGTACTGGATTCCGGAGCAAGAAGTGCTACGACCTCTTTTGTAGAAAACGGGCAGGGAGATGTGCTGATTGCCTGGGAAAATGAAGCATTTCTTTCTGTAAAAGATGATCCGGATGAATTTGAGATCATTGCTCCGAGTATCAGTGTTCTGGCTCAACCGTCGGTAGCTGTTGTGGATGAGGTCGCAGAGAATCGTGGTACAGAAGAAGTTTCCAGGGAATATCTGAATTATCTGTATTCTGATGACGCACAGAGAATTGCAGCTGAGAATTATTATCGTCCGGTCAATCAGGAAATTTTGGAGGAATACAGTGATGTTTTTGATCTGAATATGGAACTGAAGACGATTGATGATTTTGGCGGCTGGCAGGAAGTGCAGCGGAAACATTTTGCAGATGGAGGAGTTTTTGACAGAATCTATGGAAACTAG
- a CDS encoding ATP-binding protein: MCIRTIEELQEDTREKQIIDIRDAADFEKETYPGAVNIYWEELAAHMDEIRKDCPVYLLCYTGQKSEEIAEELTEQGYEIYSIKNGYRAWLKMKLSKMMADHNAAEQRTKDIERSIIKKFRKPIWRRFTKAIREYELVQDGDKIAVCISGGKDSMLMAKLFQELSRHGKKNFEVVFLVMNPGYNEINYQTIKDNAQILNVPITVFESDIFNIVASEEQSPCYLCARMRRGYLYSKAKELGCNKIALGHHYDDVIETILMGMLYGAQVQTMMPKLHSTNFEGMELIRPLYLIREADIIHWANYNDLHFIQCACRFTEHCASCGGTEKGSKRAEIKELIHELAQKDPVIEYNIFRSVENVNLNTVIGYKQDGVRHNFLDTYDDVK, encoded by the coding sequence ATGTGTATTAGAACAATTGAAGAGTTACAGGAAGATACAAGAGAAAAGCAGATCATAGATATCCGTGATGCCGCGGATTTTGAGAAGGAGACTTATCCTGGTGCGGTCAATATTTACTGGGAGGAATTGGCAGCGCATATGGATGAAATACGTAAAGACTGTCCGGTTTACCTGCTCTGTTATACCGGTCAGAAGAGTGAAGAAATCGCAGAAGAGCTGACAGAACAGGGATATGAAATTTACAGCATCAAAAATGGCTATCGTGCATGGCTTAAGATGAAGCTCAGCAAAATGATGGCTGATCACAATGCGGCGGAACAGCGTACAAAGGACATTGAACGAAGCATTATCAAGAAATTCCGCAAACCTATCTGGAGACGGTTTACGAAGGCAATCAGAGAATATGAACTGGTGCAGGATGGTGATAAAATTGCAGTCTGCATTTCTGGTGGAAAAGATTCCATGTTGATGGCAAAGTTGTTTCAGGAGCTTTCCCGTCATGGAAAAAAGAATTTTGAAGTTGTCTTTCTTGTAATGAATCCGGGATACAATGAGATCAACTATCAGACGATCAAAGATAATGCACAGATCCTGAATGTTCCGATCACAGTATTTGAGTCGGATATCTTTAATATTGTAGCATCTGAGGAACAGTCACCGTGTTATCTCTGTGCTCGTATGAGAAGAGGTTATCTATACAGCAAAGCAAAGGAACTTGGCTGCAATAAGATTGCGTTAGGGCATCATTATGACGATGTTATTGAAACGATCCTGATGGGAATGCTTTACGGTGCGCAGGTACAGACGATGATGCCGAAGCTTCACAGTACAAACTTTGAGGGAATGGAACTGATTCGCCCGCTGTATCTGATCCGTGAGGCGGATATCATTCACTGGGCGAACTACAATGATCTTCATTTTATTCAGTGTGCGTGTCGTTTTACGGAGCATTGTGCTTCCTGTGGTGGTACGGAAAAAGGTTCCAAGCGTGCAGAGATCAAGGAATTGATTCACGAACTCGCTCAGAAAGATCCGGTAATTGAGTATAATATTTTCCGAAGTGTTGAGAATGTAAATCTGAATACAGTCATTGGGTATAAACAGGATGGTGTGAGACATAATTTCCTTGATACTTACGATGATGTGAAATAG